One part of the Segnochrobactrum spirostomi genome encodes these proteins:
- a CDS encoding sensor histidine kinase: MALETEIAGDKPAPRDEASAAPPVAARRDAETDDPAAAGKAPEVKPVSSEPVPEPPPAPQPPRPRFEWRRPAFLRVRAWRRLLLRTRAALSTYFFSSLTRRIVFLNVAALAALVSGILYLNQFRAGLIDARVESLLTQGEIIAAAIAGSASADTGTITIDPDRLLQMQAGDTASPNDESLQSLDFPINPERVAPILRRLISPTKTRARIYDRDGVLLLDSRYLYSRGEILKYDLPPPDADAPNWFDRLWEMVRGWFVRGELPVYHELSGADGRGYPEVERAIGGAPASVVRVTDNGQIIVSVAVPIQRFRAVLGVLMLSTQGGDIEAILRAERLAIVKVFIVAALVTITMSVLLAGTIAGPMRRLAAAADRVRRGVKARETIPDFSDRRDEIGHLARALHDMTNALYRRMDAIEAFAADVSHELKNPLTSLKSAVETLPLAKSDASRARLMEIIHHDVRRLNRLISDISDASRLDAELSRQDSVPIDLAAIVEAVVAIQRGLTKDGGPSLVLKIAEARSGTEPYATTGHDSRLGQVFTNLIDNARSFSPPGGSVRVGVRRVGPEIEVTVDDDGPGIRAEMIDRIFERFYTDRPEQDGFGNNSGLGLSISKQIIEAHQGRIWAENRTGTDAEGEPKVLGARFVVRVPGGPLPGK; encoded by the coding sequence ATGGCCCTTGAAACGGAGATCGCCGGCGACAAGCCCGCCCCGCGTGACGAGGCCTCCGCCGCGCCGCCCGTCGCCGCGCGGCGCGATGCCGAGACCGACGATCCAGCGGCCGCCGGCAAGGCGCCCGAGGTCAAGCCGGTCTCCAGCGAGCCGGTCCCGGAGCCGCCGCCTGCGCCGCAGCCGCCACGACCCCGCTTCGAATGGCGCCGACCGGCCTTCCTGCGGGTGCGTGCGTGGCGCCGCCTCCTTCTGCGCACGCGGGCGGCGCTCTCGACCTATTTCTTCTCGAGCCTCACCCGGCGCATCGTCTTCCTCAACGTCGCCGCGCTCGCCGCGCTCGTCTCCGGCATCCTCTATCTCAACCAATTCCGCGCCGGGCTGATCGATGCGCGGGTGGAGAGCCTGCTCACCCAGGGCGAGATCATCGCGGCGGCGATCGCCGGCTCCGCCTCGGCCGACACCGGCACCATCACCATCGACCCCGACCGCCTCCTTCAGATGCAGGCCGGCGACACCGCCTCGCCGAACGACGAGAGCCTGCAATCGCTCGATTTCCCAATCAATCCGGAGCGCGTCGCGCCGATCCTGCGCCGGCTGATCTCGCCCACCAAGACGCGCGCCCGCATCTATGACCGCGACGGCGTGCTCCTGCTCGATTCGCGCTACCTCTATTCCCGCGGGGAGATCTTAAAGTACGACCTGCCGCCGCCCGACGCCGATGCGCCGAACTGGTTCGACCGGCTGTGGGAGATGGTGCGGGGCTGGTTCGTGCGGGGTGAGCTGCCGGTCTATCACGAATTGTCCGGCGCCGACGGGCGCGGCTATCCGGAGGTCGAGCGGGCGATCGGCGGCGCTCCGGCGAGTGTGGTGCGCGTCACCGACAACGGGCAGATCATCGTCTCGGTGGCGGTGCCGATCCAGCGTTTCCGCGCCGTCCTCGGCGTCCTGATGCTCTCGACCCAGGGCGGCGATATCGAGGCGATCCTGCGTGCCGAGCGGCTCGCCATCGTCAAGGTGTTCATCGTCGCCGCGCTCGTCACGATCACCATGTCGGTGCTGCTCGCCGGCACCATCGCCGGCCCGATGCGCCGGCTCGCCGCCGCCGCCGACCGGGTGCGCCGCGGCGTCAAGGCGCGCGAGACGATCCCAGACTTTTCCGACCGCCGCGATGAGATCGGCCATCTCGCCCGCGCGCTGCACGACATGACGAACGCGCTCTACCGGCGCATGGACGCGATCGAGGCGTTCGCCGCCGACGTCTCCCACGAGCTCAAGAACCCCCTGACCTCGCTCAAGAGCGCGGTCGAGACGCTGCCGCTTGCGAAGTCCGATGCCTCGCGCGCGCGGCTGATGGAGATCATTCACCACGACGTGCGCCGCCTGAACCGCCTCATCAGCGACATCTCGGACGCCTCCCGCCTCGATGCCGAGCTGTCGCGCCAGGATTCGGTGCCGATCGATCTCGCGGCGATCGTGGAAGCGGTGGTCGCGATCCAGCGCGGCCTCACCAAGGACGGCGGCCCAAGTCTCGTCCTCAAGATCGCCGAGGCCCGCAGCGGCACCGAACCCTATGCGACCACCGGCCACGACAGCCGGCTCGGCCAGGTGTTCACCAACCTCATCGACAACGCCCGCTCGTTCTCGCCGCCAGGCGGGTCGGTCCGGGTCGGGGTGCGCCGCGTCGGCCCGGAGATCGAGGTCACCGTCGACGACGATGGGCCGGGCATCCGCGCCGAAATGATCGACCGCATCTTCGAGCGCTTCTATACCGACCGCCCCGAACAGGACGGTTTCGGCAACAATTCGGGCCTCGGGCTTTCGATTTCCAAGCAGATCATCGAGGCGCACCAGGGTCGTATCTGGGCCGAGAACCGCACCGGGACCGACGCGGAGGGCGAGCCGAAGGTGCTGGGTGCCCGGTTCGTCGTGCGTGTCCCCGGCGGCCCGCTGCCGGGGAAATAG
- the ahcY gene encoding adenosylhomocysteinase has product MTAFTDYVVKDISLADWGRTELDIAETEMPGLMATRAEYGPTQPLKGARIAGSLHMTIQTAALIETLVHLGAEVRWASCNIFSTQDHAAAAIAARGIPVFAVKGETLEEYWTYTDKLFDWGGGETANMILDDGGDATMLVLIGSKAETDPSVIANPKNEEEEAFFATIKARLAKNPGWYSKVKANIRGVSEETTTGVHRLYELQKKGELPFPAINVNDSVTKSKFDNKYGCRESLVDAIRRGTDVMMAGKVALVCGYGDVGKGSAQSLSGSGARVIVTEIDPICALQAAMDGFEVKTIEQAVGEADIFVTTTGNKDIITLDHMRAMKDMAIVCNIGHFDNEIQVASLKNFKWKNVKPQVDLIEFPDSKRIILLSEGRLVNLGNATGHPSFVMSASFTNQTLAQIELFTRGDQYENKVYVLPKHLDEKVARLHLAKLGVTLTQLSDEQAAYIGVEKTGPFKSEHYKY; this is encoded by the coding sequence ATGACCGCATTCACCGATTACGTCGTGAAGGACATTTCCCTCGCCGATTGGGGCCGTACCGAGCTCGACATCGCCGAGACCGAGATGCCCGGCCTGATGGCGACCCGCGCCGAGTACGGCCCGACGCAGCCGCTGAAGGGCGCCCGCATCGCCGGCAGCCTGCACATGACGATCCAGACGGCGGCGCTCATCGAGACCCTCGTCCATCTCGGCGCCGAAGTCCGCTGGGCCTCGTGCAACATCTTCTCCACCCAGGACCATGCCGCCGCGGCAATCGCCGCGCGGGGTATCCCGGTGTTCGCCGTGAAGGGCGAGACCCTGGAAGAATACTGGACCTACACCGACAAGCTGTTCGATTGGGGCGGCGGCGAGACCGCCAACATGATCCTCGACGACGGCGGCGATGCCACCATGCTGGTTCTGATCGGCTCCAAGGCCGAGACCGACCCGTCGGTGATCGCCAACCCGAAGAACGAGGAAGAGGAAGCCTTCTTCGCCACCATCAAGGCCCGGCTGGCCAAGAACCCCGGCTGGTATTCCAAGGTGAAGGCGAACATCCGCGGCGTCTCCGAGGAGACCACCACGGGCGTGCATCGTCTTTACGAGCTGCAGAAGAAGGGCGAGCTCCCCTTCCCGGCGATCAACGTCAACGACTCGGTGACGAAGTCGAAGTTCGACAACAAGTACGGCTGCCGTGAGAGCCTGGTCGACGCGATCCGCCGTGGCACCGACGTGATGATGGCCGGCAAAGTCGCCCTGGTGTGCGGCTACGGCGACGTCGGCAAGGGTTCGGCCCAGTCGCTGTCGGGCTCCGGCGCGCGCGTCATCGTCACCGAGATCGATCCGATCTGCGCCCTTCAGGCGGCGATGGACGGCTTTGAGGTGAAGACCATCGAGCAGGCGGTGGGCGAGGCGGATATCTTCGTCACCACCACCGGCAACAAGGACATCATCACCCTCGATCACATGCGCGCCATGAAGGACATGGCGATCGTCTGCAACATCGGCCACTTCGACAACGAGATCCAGGTCGCGTCGCTGAAGAACTTCAAGTGGAAGAACGTCAAGCCGCAGGTCGACTTGATCGAATTCCCGGATTCCAAGCGCATCATCCTGCTCTCGGAAGGCCGTCTGGTGAACCTCGGCAACGCCACCGGGCACCCGAGCTTCGTGATGTCGGCCTCGTTCACCAACCAGACGCTGGCCCAGATCGAGCTGTTCACCCGCGGCGACCAGTACGAGAACAAGGTCTACGTGCTGCCGAAGCACCTCGACGAGAAGGTGGCCCGTCTGCACCTCGCCAAGCTCGGCGTGACGCTGACGCAGCTCAGCGACGAGCAGGCCGCCTATATCGGCGTCGAGAAGACCGGCCCGTTCAAGTCCGAGCACTACAAGTACTGA
- a CDS encoding HPr family phosphocarrier protein produces MPVTDSSERVRDLAIVNRRGLHARAAAKFARLVEMFEAEVRVGRDDQEVGGTSIMGLLMLAAGPGTTISVRACGPQADAVLEALESLVSHGFGESD; encoded by the coding sequence TTGCCGGTCACCGATAGTTCCGAGCGGGTGCGCGATCTCGCGATCGTCAACCGGCGCGGCCTGCACGCCCGCGCCGCCGCCAAGTTCGCCCGCCTCGTCGAGATGTTCGAGGCCGAGGTGCGCGTCGGTCGCGACGACCAAGAGGTCGGCGGCACCTCGATCATGGGTCTCCTGATGCTCGCGGCCGGCCCCGGCACGACGATTTCCGTCCGCGCCTGCGGCCCGCAGGCAGACGCCGTCCTCGAAGCGCTCGAATCCCTCGTCTCCCACGGGTTCGGCGAGAGCGATTGA
- a CDS encoding HugZ family pyridoxamine 5'-phosphate oxidase: MDSHDDLDIARRLLRTARRCALGTRTLADAPLGAGAPFASLATYATLPSGAPVVLVSRLAVHTRNLEADSRAALLVEDVDIADPLEGARLTLSGRLDTVPADLVPLVRRRFLARHPAAASYVDFGDFGFRQLTLAGAHLVAGFGRIRGFAAADLLTPLAGAADLVEAEPSALEHMNADHRDALAAYATGLAGAAPGDWRATGLDPDGLDLMTADARRTVRVRFPERVTNATTLRLALRELADAARAAARAQQQQT; encoded by the coding sequence ATGGATTCGCACGACGATCTCGACATCGCCCGACGGCTTCTTCGCACCGCACGGCGCTGCGCGCTCGGGACGCGGACGCTGGCCGACGCGCCGCTCGGCGCCGGCGCGCCGTTCGCCTCGCTCGCGACCTATGCCACGCTGCCGAGCGGCGCGCCGGTCGTCTTGGTCTCGCGTCTCGCCGTCCACACCCGCAATCTCGAAGCCGATTCCCGGGCCGCGCTCCTCGTCGAGGACGTCGACATCGCCGATCCGCTGGAGGGGGCCCGCCTCACCCTCAGCGGCCGGCTCGACACGGTGCCCGCCGATCTCGTGCCCCTGGTCCGGCGGCGCTTCCTCGCCCGCCATCCTGCGGCGGCGTCCTATGTCGATTTCGGCGATTTCGGCTTCCGGCAATTGACCCTCGCCGGCGCGCACCTCGTCGCCGGCTTCGGCCGCATCCGCGGTTTCGCCGCCGCCGACCTCCTGACCCCGCTCGCCGGCGCCGCCGATCTCGTCGAGGCCGAGCCCTCCGCGCTCGAACACATGAACGCCGACCACCGCGACGCGCTCGCGGCCTACGCGACGGGCCTCGCCGGCGCGGCGCCGGGTGATTGGCGGGCGACCGGCCTCGACCCAGACGGTCTCGACCTGATGACCGCGGACGCCCGCCGCACGGTGCGGGTGCGCTTCCCCGAGCGGGTCACGAACGCGACAACCCTGCGGCTCGCCCTGCGCGAACTCGCCGACGCCGCCCGCGCCGCCGCACGGGCGCAGCAGCAGCAGACCTAA
- a CDS encoding cytochrome P450, protein MKHWFSDLVAFQRDPLNFFLDRGKAATEPLVPLAMGPYAVMLVADPELVKPIMKAEEAMIDKGKLIYKLREIIGRSSMTLSGPDHKARRAALHQQLARGLATSYVPQISAIIREQAAALAVEGRFEAHHVTSRLTLRVICNILFGPDVLSAEDETLLIESIKLVEDDLAADIFKVLPDLPWVRARKKARMRHGRAQMMHVVERAKDRAGQASILRALDALKLPPEELGDEVLLLLLAGHHTTGTAAAWLLYHIAADPALAARLAAEARAVSDDTGEAVPSRLPGAATSLAVVREVLRLYPSAWWLSREVKQRMELGGRTLKPGTSLLISPWHMHRDPKYWANPDKFDLERKFAGAAFLPFGAGPRACVGMGVGMLELQLLALEFAAAYELRPLAGPPPGPKPSITLIPPPMLLGLRLREVAPPPTPPSRRSPVSRSDLAKKRENAPATVEPSLVTYLEYALSDVGEIDETAASLLEAAINRLRLVGGLDREGRRAMN, encoded by the coding sequence ATGAAACACTGGTTCTCGGATCTCGTCGCGTTCCAGCGTGACCCGCTCAACTTCTTCCTCGATCGCGGCAAGGCGGCGACCGAGCCGCTGGTGCCCCTCGCCATGGGGCCGTACGCCGTGATGCTCGTGGCCGACCCCGAGCTCGTGAAGCCGATCATGAAGGCCGAGGAGGCCATGATCGACAAGGGCAAGCTGATCTACAAGCTGCGCGAGATCATCGGCCGCAGCTCGATGACGCTGTCCGGCCCCGATCACAAGGCGCGTCGCGCCGCGCTGCACCAGCAACTCGCCCGGGGCCTCGCGACCTCCTACGTACCGCAAATCTCCGCCATCATCCGCGAACAGGCGGCCGCGCTCGCGGTGGAGGGCCGCTTCGAGGCCCACCACGTCACCTCGCGGCTGACGCTCCGGGTGATCTGCAACATCCTGTTCGGGCCGGACGTGCTCAGCGCCGAGGACGAGACGCTCCTCATCGAGTCGATCAAGCTCGTCGAGGACGACCTCGCCGCCGACATCTTCAAGGTGCTGCCCGACCTGCCCTGGGTGCGGGCGCGCAAGAAGGCGCGGATGCGCCACGGCCGGGCCCAGATGATGCACGTCGTCGAGCGGGCCAAGGATCGCGCCGGGCAGGCTTCGATCCTGCGCGCTCTCGATGCGCTGAAGCTGCCCCCCGAGGAGCTCGGTGACGAAGTGCTGCTGCTGCTGCTCGCCGGCCACCACACCACCGGCACCGCGGCGGCGTGGCTGCTCTATCACATCGCCGCCGACCCGGCGCTCGCCGCCCGGCTCGCGGCGGAAGCCCGCGCGGTCAGCGACGACACCGGCGAGGCGGTGCCAAGCCGTCTGCCGGGGGCGGCGACCAGCCTCGCCGTTGTGCGCGAGGTGCTGCGGCTCTATCCGTCGGCGTGGTGGCTGTCGCGCGAGGTCAAGCAGCGCATGGAGCTCGGCGGCCGCACGTTGAAGCCGGGCACGTCGCTCCTGATCTCGCCCTGGCACATGCACCGCGATCCGAAATATTGGGCGAACCCGGACAAGTTCGATCTCGAACGGAAGTTCGCCGGCGCCGCCTTCCTGCCCTTCGGGGCGGGGCCGCGCGCCTGCGTCGGCATGGGGGTCGGTATGCTGGAACTGCAACTCCTCGCGCTCGAGTTCGCCGCCGCCTACGAACTGCGCCCGCTCGCCGGGCCGCCGCCCGGACCGAAGCCCTCCATCACCCTGATCCCGCCACCGATGCTTCTCGGGCTGCGGCTTCGGGAGGTTGCTCCGCCCCCCACGCCCCCATCGAGGAGATCGCCCGTGAGCCGCAGCGACTTGGCCAAGAAGCGTGAGAATGCCCCGGCGACCGTCGAGCCGTCGCTGGTCACCTATCTCGAATATGCGCTCTCGGACGTCGGCGAGATCGACGAAACGGCCGCGAGCCTGCTCGAGGCCGCGATCAACCGGCTGCGCCTCGTCGGCGGTCTCGACCGGGAGGGCCGCCGGGCCATGAATTGA
- a CDS encoding HPr kinase/phosphorylase — MAVEVDATGVAARPHTARTIHATVLLAGEAGILIRGASGAGKSALALALLDLLAARGRFARLVADDQVFLAAVNGRLLARVPAPIAGLVERRGAGIEPIAHEPAAIVRLVVDLVEPAALERVPEWQERLVRLAGIDLPRLTLPCRSAETAAGAVLATVERLGNPCGTGA; from the coding sequence ATGGCCGTGGAGGTAGACGCGACCGGCGTCGCGGCGCGGCCTCACACGGCGCGCACGATCCACGCGACCGTCCTCCTCGCCGGTGAAGCGGGCATCCTGATCCGCGGTGCGTCCGGTGCGGGCAAATCGGCGCTTGCTCTCGCGCTCCTCGATCTCCTCGCGGCTCGCGGCCGGTTCGCGCGCCTGGTCGCGGACGATCAGGTTTTTCTGGCGGCGGTGAACGGCCGCCTCTTGGCGCGCGTGCCGGCCCCGATCGCCGGTCTCGTGGAGCGGCGCGGCGCCGGAATCGAGCCGATCGCCCACGAACCCGCGGCGATCGTCCGTCTGGTGGTCGATCTCGTCGAACCGGCGGCGCTCGAGCGCGTTCCCGAGTGGCAGGAGCGCCTCGTGCGCCTCGCCGGCATCGATCTGCCGCGCTTGACGTTGCCCTGCCGCAGTGCGGAGACGGCCGCGGGTGCGGTGCTGGCGACGGTCGAACGTCTCGGAAATCCGTGCGGAACCGGCGCTTGA
- a CDS encoding PTS sugar transporter subunit IIA, producing the protein MIGLVLVTHGRLADELKAATEHVVGPQTAVETICIGPDDDMERRRQDIVAAVGRVRGDAGVIVLTDMFGGTPSNLAISVMELGQIEVIAGVNLPMLVKLASVREELDLTTAVDEAKKAGQKYISVASQVLAGHR; encoded by the coding sequence ATGATAGGTCTCGTCCTCGTCACCCACGGCCGGCTCGCCGATGAGCTCAAGGCGGCCACCGAGCATGTGGTCGGCCCGCAGACCGCGGTAGAGACGATCTGCATCGGCCCCGACGACGATATGGAGCGGCGGCGTCAGGACATTGTCGCCGCCGTCGGCCGCGTGCGCGGCGATGCGGGCGTCATCGTCCTCACCGACATGTTCGGCGGCACGCCATCCAATCTGGCGATTTCCGTGATGGAGCTCGGCCAGATCGAGGTCATCGCCGGGGTCAACCTGCCGATGCTCGTCAAGCTCGCGTCCGTTCGCGAGGAACTCGACCTCACCACCGCGGTCGACGAGGCGAAAAAGGCGGGCCAGAAATATATCAGCGTGGCGAGTCAGGTCCTTGCCGGTCACCGATAG
- a CDS encoding acyl-homoserine-lactone synthase, which yields MHVFRKELFVDELGWDLAVSGEAERDQFDLMDPMNCALFVGDDLVGTFRALRCDRAYLGKEVFPQLAWTHPYPTSSECWEISRLGMMRAHRRHAKALYAAMFAFGWMRSARALVAIADLEYERFLHVLGIETHRYGPPQEIGRDLRGRPIVAVAGEIPLRDQPPALVAKMHALLDTMEITDETLVLGSRRVPA from the coding sequence TTGCACGTTTTCCGGAAGGAACTCTTCGTTGACGAGCTCGGATGGGACCTCGCGGTCTCGGGCGAAGCCGAGCGCGATCAGTTCGATCTGATGGATCCGATGAACTGCGCGCTCTTCGTCGGCGACGACCTCGTCGGCACCTTCCGGGCGCTGCGCTGCGACCGGGCCTATCTCGGCAAGGAGGTCTTTCCTCAGCTCGCCTGGACCCACCCCTATCCGACCTCGTCGGAGTGCTGGGAGATCAGCCGGCTCGGCATGATGCGCGCCCACCGCCGCCACGCCAAGGCGCTCTACGCCGCGATGTTCGCGTTCGGCTGGATGCGCAGCGCCCGGGCACTCGTCGCCATCGCCGACCTCGAATACGAGCGCTTCCTCCACGTCCTCGGCATCGAGACGCACCGCTACGGGCCGCCGCAGGAGATCGGTCGCGATCTGCGCGGCCGCCCGATCGTCGCCGTCGCCGGGGAAATCCCCCTGCGCGACCAACCGCCGGCGCTCGTCGCCAAGATGCACGCCCTGCTCGACACCATGGAGATCACCGATGAAACACTGGTTCTCGGATCTCGTCGCGTTCCAGCGTGA
- a CDS encoding response regulator transcription factor: MPTIALVDDDRNILASVSIALEAEGYRVETYTDGASALDGLAQANPDLAILDIKMPRMDGMELLRRLRQRSDMPVIFLTSKDDEIDELFGLKMGADDFIRKPFSQRLLVERVKAVLRRSQPRDPAATKASDAAKTLERGLLVMDQERHTCTWRGLPVTLTVTEFLILYALAQRPGVVKSRNALMDAAYDDQVYVDDRTIDSHIKRLRKKFKVVDDDFDMIETLYGVGYRFKEM; the protein is encoded by the coding sequence ATGCCGACGATCGCCCTCGTCGACGATGATCGAAACATCCTCGCTTCGGTGTCGATCGCGCTCGAGGCGGAAGGCTACCGGGTCGAGACCTATACCGACGGCGCCTCGGCGCTCGACGGTCTCGCCCAGGCCAATCCCGACCTCGCCATCCTCGACATCAAGATGCCGCGCATGGACGGCATGGAATTGCTGCGGCGCCTGCGCCAGCGCAGCGACATGCCGGTGATCTTCCTCACCTCCAAGGACGACGAGATCGACGAATTGTTCGGCCTCAAGATGGGGGCCGACGATTTCATCCGGAAGCCATTCTCCCAGCGTCTGCTCGTCGAGCGGGTGAAGGCGGTGCTGCGCCGCTCCCAGCCGCGCGATCCGGCGGCGACGAAGGCCTCCGATGCGGCCAAGACCCTCGAGCGCGGCCTGCTGGTGATGGACCAGGAGCGCCACACCTGCACCTGGCGCGGCCTGCCGGTGACGCTCACCGTCACCGAATTCCTGATCCTCTACGCGCTCGCCCAGCGTCCCGGCGTCGTCAAGAGCCGCAACGCCCTGATGGACGCGGCCTATGACGATCAGGTCTATGTCGACGACCGCACCATCGACAGCCACATCAAGCGGCTGCGCAAGAAGTTCAAGGTCGTCGATGACGACTTCGACATGATCGAAACTCTGTACGGCGTCGGCTACCGCTTTAAAGAGATGTGA
- a CDS encoding MATE family efflux transporter, with amino-acid sequence MPSDFALASAVPPVGAALPLRKHVAETVRLALPMIGSRAGMILMITIDTVVTGWSGPDQLAFFAVGIAPQITLMLVALGALQSTAVLTAQAIGAGHPAGAGAVLRAALLHALVLGVVIGTASAFSEPFFRAVGQTPEIAAGAAAVSRAYAYGLPGLLLYVTAAMFLEATGRPRVALIVILVADLVKIPLNLALVLGWGGFVAPMGAAGAVLGSSAIRWLCFVAVAWVIWAHRADRRRLGLDVPLRTWFAEAARAGGEVGRKLRRLGLPMGIAQGVESSAFTAVVFIAGALGEVAAAAHQTTMTLLVLVYMSAIGFGGAATIRTGIAVGRGSQPDVRRAGLVALGLAVVAAVPVGIAFHLAPQTVAGFVTQDVSVLTIARDMLMVAGWFVAVDATNGVLLGALRGTGDVWLPLFAQGAAFWCVAVPAAYAATHVLGFGPVGLFYGIAAGMITSLAILLPRFLAVSARPLHSL; translated from the coding sequence ATGCCGTCCGATTTCGCTCTCGCGTCCGCCGTGCCACCTGTCGGCGCCGCGCTGCCGCTCCGCAAGCACGTCGCCGAGACGGTGCGCCTGGCGCTGCCGATGATCGGATCGCGCGCCGGCATGATCCTGATGATCACCATCGATACGGTGGTGACCGGCTGGTCGGGGCCCGACCAGCTCGCCTTCTTCGCGGTCGGCATCGCTCCGCAGATCACGCTGATGCTGGTGGCGCTCGGCGCCCTGCAATCGACCGCCGTCCTGACCGCCCAGGCGATCGGCGCGGGTCATCCCGCCGGGGCCGGCGCCGTGCTGCGGGCGGCGCTGTTGCATGCCCTCGTGCTCGGGGTCGTCATCGGCACCGCGAGCGCCTTCTCCGAGCCGTTCTTCCGCGCCGTCGGCCAGACGCCGGAGATCGCCGCCGGCGCCGCCGCGGTGTCGCGGGCCTATGCCTATGGTCTGCCGGGCCTGCTGCTCTACGTCACCGCGGCGATGTTCCTGGAGGCGACCGGCCGGCCTCGCGTCGCCCTGATCGTCATTCTCGTCGCCGACCTCGTCAAGATCCCGCTCAATCTCGCCCTGGTGCTCGGCTGGGGCGGCTTCGTCGCGCCGATGGGGGCCGCGGGGGCCGTGCTCGGCTCGTCGGCGATCCGGTGGCTCTGCTTCGTCGCCGTCGCCTGGGTGATCTGGGCTCATCGTGCCGACCGGCGCCGGCTCGGCCTCGATGTGCCGCTGCGGACCTGGTTCGCCGAGGCGGCGCGCGCGGGCGGCGAGGTCGGGCGCAAGCTGCGCCGGCTCGGCCTGCCGATGGGCATCGCCCAGGGCGTCGAGAGCTCGGCGTTCACGGCCGTCGTGTTCATCGCCGGTGCGCTCGGCGAGGTCGCCGCGGCGGCGCACCAGACCACGATGACCCTGCTCGTCCTCGTCTATATGAGCGCCATCGGCTTCGGTGGCGCGGCGACGATCCGCACCGGCATCGCCGTCGGGCGCGGCTCGCAGCCGGACGTCCGCCGCGCCGGGCTCGTCGCGCTCGGGCTCGCGGTCGTCGCTGCGGTGCCGGTCGGCATCGCCTTCCATCTCGCGCCGCAAACGGTCGCCGGCTTCGTCACCCAGGATGTCTCGGTGCTGACCATCGCGCGCGACATGCTCATGGTCGCCGGCTGGTTCGTGGCGGTCGACGCGACGAACGGCGTGCTGCTCGGGGCGTTGCGCGGGACGGGTGACGTCTGGCTGCCGCTGTTCGCCCAAGGCGCCGCGTTCTGGTGCGTGGCGGTTCCGGCCGCGTATGCGGCGACGCACGTCCTCGGCTTCGGCCCGGTCGGGCTGTTCTACGGCATCGCGGCGGGCATGATCACCTCGCTCGCGATCCTCCTGCCGCGCTTTCTCGCGGTCTCCGCCCGGCCCTTGCACAGCCTTTGA